From Candidatus Pedobacter colombiensis, one genomic window encodes:
- the nuoK gene encoding NADH-quinone oxidoreductase subunit NuoK produces the protein MTSSISIEMVILLAALLFALGIVGVIIRKNIIFMLISVEIMLNASGLAFVAAGSRWVQPDGQVMFIFILAMAAAEVSVGLALILQIYHQHKSLDIDKLKEMKG, from the coding sequence ATGACATCATCCATATCTATAGAAATGGTTATCCTGCTAGCCGCATTACTTTTCGCACTGGGAATTGTTGGAGTTATAATCCGAAAGAACATCATTTTCATGCTGATATCTGTTGAAATAATGCTAAATGCTTCAGGTTTAGCTTTTGTGGCAGCAGGTTCACGCTGGGTGCAGCCCGACGGGCAAGTAATGTTCATCTTTATTCTGGCTATGGCAGCAGCAGAGGTTTCGGTTGGACTAGCATTAATCCTCCAAATCTATCATCAGCATAAATCATTGGATATTGACAAATTAAAAGAAATGAAAGGATAA
- the nuoJ gene encoding NADH-quinone oxidoreductase subunit J has product MNIAFYIAAAVTLISTIMVITRHNPVHALLYLVISLLSLSVIFFLLGAHFATLLEVIIYAGAIMVLFIFVIMLLNLGKETAKQEQQWLKPKIWIGPTILSAILFAELFYLIIIAQPSPYNMQAVDAKAVAISLFKPYFIGVELAAMLLMAGVVSAAHIGQHKKTELHRFLKEEEPS; this is encoded by the coding sequence ATGAATATTGCGTTCTATATAGCCGCTGCTGTGACCCTGATTTCTACCATCATGGTCATCACCAGACACAACCCGGTGCATGCATTACTGTATCTGGTCATTTCCTTGTTATCATTATCTGTCATCTTTTTCTTACTGGGAGCCCATTTTGCCACATTACTGGAGGTCATCATCTACGCAGGTGCAATTATGGTACTTTTTATCTTTGTGATTATGCTTTTAAACCTCGGTAAAGAGACAGCAAAGCAAGAGCAGCAATGGCTTAAACCGAAGATATGGATTGGTCCCACCATTTTATCTGCCATACTTTTTGCCGAGCTGTTTTACCTAATCATTATAGCTCAGCCCAGTCCCTACAATATGCAGGCAGTTGATGCCAAAGCTGTAGCCATTTCACTATTCAAGCCCTACTTTATCGGTGTAGAACTGGCTGCAATGCTATTAATGGCAGGTGTAGTAAGTGCTGCACATATTGGACAACATAAAAAAACAGAATTGCACCGTTTTCTAAAAGAGGAGGAACCATCATGA